A stretch of Aedes aegypti strain LVP_AGWG chromosome 2, AaegL5.0 Primary Assembly, whole genome shotgun sequence DNA encodes these proteins:
- the LOC5575756 gene encoding 37 kDa salivary gland allergen Aed a 2-like isoform X2 encodes MSPVMMMQMLMGSVSGISLQLLCWLCIVGVATVSSAVSKESTPVALDPDQTSFAFTRSIELYTSGNESSDGIVRAERIRNWSRWHFEESVGSDSQTSCFVRELLSRLELFDVGGGYFRVGQFMAQYKQYKQFLDCSEQEVNDLADKLERHSGLHDCDAIFRVFKESILEPAELLRKLFLLDPESASTVRSYMGSAIRQLNESVFEYCENKFYNDKRDIWCAARNYSIPEDKDFHRHIECIFNGLHYFNRRGDLDVDEICRDFHQVGITDLDNEVSEVLRSCDVNPETKALSYYRCILESDFLDKFKEALDYREIRSADHFYALKVPMPVYDRNQIQSQINSVNRECCSI; translated from the exons ATGTCTCCGGTTATGATGATGCAGATGCTGATGGGTTCAGTCTCCGGAATAAGCCTTCAGTTATTGTGTTGGTTATGCATTGTGGGTGTAGCGACTGTGTCTTCG GCTGTTTCCAAGGAATCGACTCCGGTGGCACTTGATCcagaccaaacgtcattcgccTTTACGAGAAGTATTGAACTGTACACGAGTGGGAATGAATCCTCCGATGGGATTGTTCGAGCGGAACGGATTCGCAATTGGTCCCGGTGGCATTTCGAGGAATCGGTTGGGTCCGATTCGCAAACGAGTTGCTTCGTTAGGGAGCTTTTGTCGCGACTGGAGCTATTCGATGTGGGTGGAGGATACTTTCGT GTTGGGCAATTTATGGCTCAGTACAAGCAGTACAAACAATTCCTGGATTGCTCTGAGCAAGAGGTAAACGATCTTGCTGATAAACTTGAACGGCATTCTGGCTTGCACGATTGCGACGCAATATTCCGCGTATTCAAGGAAAGTATTTTGGAACCGGCTGAGCTGTTACGAAAACTGTTTTTACTGGATCCTGAGAGTGCTTCGACAGTTCGTTCTTATATG GGATCAGCAATAAGGCAATTGAACGAATCAGTATTCGAGTATTGCGAAAACAAGTTCTATAATGATAAACGCGATATTTGGTGTGCAGCACGTAATTATAGTATTCccgaggataaggacttccataGACACATTGAATGCATTTTCAATGGATTACATTATTTCAACAGGAGAGGAGATCTTGAT GTGGACGAAATTTGCCGTGATTTCCATCAGGTGGGAATCACTGATTTGGATAACGAAGTGTCGGAAGTTTTGAGATCCTGTGACGTGAACCCTGAAACCAAAGCTTTGTCATACTACAGATGTATATTGGAAAGTGACTTTTTGGATAAATTCAAAGAGGCTTTGGATTATCGTGAAATTCGGTCTGCGGACCATTTCTATGCACTGAAGGTTCCGATGCCAGTTTACGATCGAAATCAAATTCAGAGCCAGATAAACTCTGTAAATCGTGAATGTTGCTCCATTTGA
- the LOC5575756 gene encoding 37 kDa salivary gland allergen Aed a 2-like isoform X1 produces MSPVMMMQMLMGSVSGISLQLLCWLCIVGVATVSSVRPPAVSKESTPVALDPDQTSFAFTRSIELYTSGNESSDGIVRAERIRNWSRWHFEESVGSDSQTSCFVRELLSRLELFDVGGGYFRVGQFMAQYKQYKQFLDCSEQEVNDLADKLERHSGLHDCDAIFRVFKESILEPAELLRKLFLLDPESASTVRSYMGSAIRQLNESVFEYCENKFYNDKRDIWCAARNYSIPEDKDFHRHIECIFNGLHYFNRRGDLDVDEICRDFHQVGITDLDNEVSEVLRSCDVNPETKALSYYRCILESDFLDKFKEALDYREIRSADHFYALKVPMPVYDRNQIQSQINSVNRECCSI; encoded by the exons ATGTCTCCGGTTATGATGATGCAGATGCTGATGGGTTCAGTCTCCGGAATAAGCCTTCAGTTATTGTGTTGGTTATGCATTGTGGGTGTAGCGACTGTGTCTTCGGTAAGGCCCCCG GCTGTTTCCAAGGAATCGACTCCGGTGGCACTTGATCcagaccaaacgtcattcgccTTTACGAGAAGTATTGAACTGTACACGAGTGGGAATGAATCCTCCGATGGGATTGTTCGAGCGGAACGGATTCGCAATTGGTCCCGGTGGCATTTCGAGGAATCGGTTGGGTCCGATTCGCAAACGAGTTGCTTCGTTAGGGAGCTTTTGTCGCGACTGGAGCTATTCGATGTGGGTGGAGGATACTTTCGT GTTGGGCAATTTATGGCTCAGTACAAGCAGTACAAACAATTCCTGGATTGCTCTGAGCAAGAGGTAAACGATCTTGCTGATAAACTTGAACGGCATTCTGGCTTGCACGATTGCGACGCAATATTCCGCGTATTCAAGGAAAGTATTTTGGAACCGGCTGAGCTGTTACGAAAACTGTTTTTACTGGATCCTGAGAGTGCTTCGACAGTTCGTTCTTATATG GGATCAGCAATAAGGCAATTGAACGAATCAGTATTCGAGTATTGCGAAAACAAGTTCTATAATGATAAACGCGATATTTGGTGTGCAGCACGTAATTATAGTATTCccgaggataaggacttccataGACACATTGAATGCATTTTCAATGGATTACATTATTTCAACAGGAGAGGAGATCTTGAT GTGGACGAAATTTGCCGTGATTTCCATCAGGTGGGAATCACTGATTTGGATAACGAAGTGTCGGAAGTTTTGAGATCCTGTGACGTGAACCCTGAAACCAAAGCTTTGTCATACTACAGATGTATATTGGAAAGTGACTTTTTGGATAAATTCAAAGAGGCTTTGGATTATCGTGAAATTCGGTCTGCGGACCATTTCTATGCACTGAAGGTTCCGATGCCAGTTTACGATCGAAATCAAATTCAGAGCCAGATAAACTCTGTAAATCGTGAATGTTGCTCCATTTGA